DNA sequence from the Dreissena polymorpha isolate Duluth1 chromosome 3, UMN_Dpol_1.0, whole genome shotgun sequence genome:
TCTAAGGTtctgaacattggctctaaaatcaaattgcttccacctacaactttgaaactacatatgtagatgcaccttaatgagttctaaatgccacacccattttttggtcactaggtcaaattcactgtgaccttaaaaaaaaaaattctgacaagctttcatttattcaaaactgcacccatagcCAAGCGTttcacccgttatgcggtgcttttgttttatttaaataattattgagtCAAACATTCATATTGATTGATTTTGATAATGGAGCATCAATTTAAAAATGAGTTATTTATGACAACTGATATCTTACTGGCTGTAGTCTCTTTCTGTCGAAAACAAATATGAGCCATGTTGTGTGAAAACgcagcttaatgcatgtttgtaaagtgtcattcctgattagcctgtgcagactgcaatttCCACTTTAACTGTATTTTTCGTTCTAAGGAAGTATCTTCATAGCAAATATCCATAttttgtggaaagtgtcgtccctaattagtctgtgctgactgcacaggctgatctgggacaacactgtgcacatgtattaagctccattttcccatTGTGAGGCTATAATGTTTCAAACAAGGGTCAGACCAGCAATAATATTGGTCATATTTATTTCAGAATATGGCAGTTCCTCTTTGAGACAGTTCGTAAAAAAGACACAGTTTTAGTAACTGTTCCAAGCATAGAGGAATCTCTGAGCAATATTGATGTAAGTGTTCAGAGAATTCAAACGTGGCAAAGAACTAGACAATAGTCATAAATTGAAATGAAATCACTCTAAGCAGTAGTTCAAGGATTTCAATTGAAACAGAATTCTGccttttgatgcaagcatttagCAATATTAGCACTTTTTACTCGTACATACCATCTGCCTTGCATCACTTTGAAACAAATGTTACCAGAaagaaaaatcaaaacattttttatataatactAGGTTAAGTCACATAGTATTTAACTGAAATGTAAACTTAGAAACATTTGCAGTGAATTCAATTCACATGCACAAACAATAAAAATctatatttaagcatttttacCCTTGAACATCTCATATGATGGCTGATCAACGTAATTTAATTCCTTGTTTACAAAAGCTATTGAAATCCCTAGGTACCATTAGATTGCTATGAAGTTGGTATAGCCCATGTTAATCTATTATTTTGTTTGCTACTGTTTTCTTTGAATCCTACAACCATATTGAATCTTTGAATACATACCTGTGATTAGATACTGATATGCATGTTTCATTGGAAGCTTTTTGAAAGCTTCAACAGCTTTGTATTTAtgcaaacaacaacaattactagTATTTACACCAACAAGTTTTTAACTTTTCACCTACAGAATGCctgaattaaaaatattatattttatagcagtttattgatatcaagatctttatttcaatatattttattatttttttagaagttTTAACAACAAATTGATCTCTTGAAGTTGTTTCCGATTTTGATTTTAAATGAGAAGCATAATAAATGCTGTTTCAATATTGTTAAGAGTTCAAGTGTCATGTCAGTTTGCATTTTCCACTGTTATTTTACCAGGCAGCTATTGATGTTCAGACGTGGGTGGAACCAGTGAATGTGGACAATGTAAGAAAATCGGCAGTGCTAAAATACTTTCCAGATGAGGACAGTTCAGATTTAGATGACATATTTATGTACCGGGTTAAATAGTCATTTGAGCtgcgttcttggaaaacagggcttaatgcatacacatagtatcattccagattagcctgtgcctaggctcatcagggacagcagtttccacttttatggaattcaTAATTTGATGGAAGCTTCTTCTGAACAGAAATCCAGTCTAGGGGAAAGTCTTGTTCCTAATTAAAGTGTGCAGGCTGTACAgcctaatcttggatgacacttgacccacatgcattaaacccggttttccaCAGCACATCTTATTTAGTTGATAATAAATAACAATCATTTACAGACGTGTTTAGTTTtggtttttattagctcacctgagcacaacgtgctcatggtgagcttttgtgatcgccttttgtccgttgtgcgttgtctGTTGtgtgacgtcaacatttgccttgttcactctctagaggccacattcattgtccaatcttcatgaaatttggtcagaagattggtttcaatgatatcttggatgtgttcgaaaattataacgtttgcttgaaaaacatggctgccaaggggcgggcatttttccttatatggctatttatggctatagtaaaatcttgttaacactgtagaggccacatttattgtctgatcttcatgaaacttggtcagaagattcatcccaataatatcttggaagagttcgaaaatgatgccagttggttgaaaaacatggccgccagggggcggggcatttttccaaatatgggtattgtaaaaccttgttaacactctagaggccacatttgttgtccaatcttgatgaaatatggtcagaagatttgtcttaatgatatcttggatgagtttgaaaatggttacgtttgcttgaattaCATGGcctccaaggggtggggcatttttccttatatggctatataaggctatagtaaaatcttgttaacactctagaggccacatttatagttcgatcttcatgaaactcggtcagaagatttatcccaataatatcttggacgagttcaaaaatgatgccggttggttgaaaaacatggccaccacaggggcggggctattttccttatatggctatagtaaaaccttgttaacactctagaggtcacatttattttccgatcatcatgaaacttggtcagaacatttgtcccaatgttatcttggatgagttccaaaatggttttggttgcttttgttgcaaaaacatggccaccaggggcagggcttttttccttatatgcctatacatggctatagtaaaaacttgttaacactctagaggccacatttattgtccaatcttcatgaaatttggtcagaagattggtctcaatgatatcttggatgagttcgaaaataattatgtttgcttgaaaaaaatggctgccaaggggtggggcatttttccttatatggctatagtaaaatcttgttaacactctagtggccacattaaCAGGCTTTCTACTGCCTCTCCACAAAAAACTAGGGCAAAAGTAGGGCAAGATTTTAGcaaaaagtagggaaaagtagggAATTGTACTGTTAAAAAGTAGGgctaaaaaagaaaattattaccATTTTCAGCTCGAATTACCGTTAAATTTATACATATTCTAGTCCACCTGATGCTGTGAGAATGCCTTGTTCTGCCCATCCTTGAAATACAGGCACCTgaaatttttatacgcccgtataaatacgggacgtattatgtgaaaccccttggcggcgggcgggcgggcgggcggcgggcggcgggcggaaggcatcactttgtccggactctaattcaaattgtattcatccgatcttcaccaaacttggtcagcagttgcatctagttgatatctaggccaagttcgaatatgggtcatgccgggtcaaaaactaggtcatagggtcaataagtgcattttcaaaggggccactttgtccggactctatttcaaattgtattcatccgatcttcaccaaacttggtcagcagttgcatctagttgatatataggccaagttcgaatatggatcatgccgggtcaaaaactaggtcatagggtcaattagtgcattttcaacggcgccactttgtccggactctaattcaaattgtattcatccgatcttcaccaaacttggtcagaagttgtatctagacaatatctaggtcaagttcgaatatgggtcatgctgggtcaaaaactaggtcacagggtcacttagtgcatttcaagcatttagcatggtgtccactctctaattgaagtagttttcatccaatcttcaccaaacttggtcagaagttgtatctagacagtatttaggtcaagttggaatatgggtcattccaggtcaaaaactaggtcacagggtcacttaaaccatttcaagcatttagcaagtgctctctaattgaagtagttttcatccgatcttcaccaactttggtcagaagttgtgtctagacaatatctacatgtaggtcaagttcaaatatgggtcttgccaggttaaaaactaggtcacgaggtcccgtagtgcatttcaagcatttagcatggtgtctgctctctaattgaagtagttttcatcagatcttcaccaactttgcccgtataaatacgggacgtattatgtgaaaccccttggcggcgggcgggcgggcgggcggcgggcggaaggcatcactttgtccggactctaattcaaattgtattcatccgatcttcaccaaacttggtcagcagttgcatctagttgatatctaggccaagttcgaatatgggtcatgccgggtcaaaaactaggtcatagggtcaataagtgcattttcaaaggggccactttgtccggactctatttcaaattgtattcatccgatcttcaccaaacttggtcagcagttgcatctagttgatatataggccaagttcgaatatggatcatgccgggtcaaaaactaggtcatagggtcaattagtgcattttcaacggcgccactttgtccggactctaattcaaattgtattcatccgatcttcaccaaacttagtcagaagttgtatctagacaatatctaggtcaagttcgaatatgggtcatgctgggtcaaaaactaggtcacagggtcacttagtgcatttcaagcatttagcatggtgtccactctctaattgaagtagttttcatccaatcttcaccaaacttggtcagaagttgtatctagacagtatttaggtcaagttggaatatgggtcattccaggtcaaaaactaggtcacagggtcacttaaaccatttcaagcatttagcaagtgctctctaattgaagtagttttcatccgatcttcaccaactttggtcagaagttgtgtctagacaatatctacatgtaggtcaagttcaaatatgggtcttgccaggttaaaaactaggtcacgaggtcccgtagtgcatttcaagcatttagcatggtgtctgctctctaattgaagtagttttcatcagatcttcaccaactttggtcagaagttgtgtctagatgatatgtaggtcaagttcaaatatgggtcatggtaaagttatcaagttgtccaaagtcttaaaacgggcgtatcttgtgacagtttggcactcttgttatttcTCATTTTACACCAATTTACACAATGGAATACAATAACatgacattcaaaacatacaCTGTAAATCTTTTAAAGCAAAGTACAAAAGCCCTTagtattaaccctttcctgcATGAATATGTACCAAACTTTACCCACTATGAATATACAAGTATTCTTGCACTGTACTAAAACAAAGAATTTTCTCACCACAGGCAATAGtgaagaattatatttttattataattgtacaAGCAAACCGAGACTAAAGTCTATTCCGTTTGCAAAGGTGTTAAAATGAGTATACATGGAGTAAAGGGTTAAGTAAAATAAGTTTCAAAGCATACATATTAGTAAGTGTAAGAGCTAAACAGATACTACATAAGCATGAGTATTGGCATGTACCATTGTGTGTTGTATCCATGATCATAAGCAGTTAGAAAACATACTTGATTGCAAGGTTACATTTATGCAAAAagtatgcaaaaaaaaacacacacaagctcagcatttaatatacataaaaagCAATCTACAACACAATGAGGTGGAATAGGATATGCTGGCTTCAATACACTGGCCAAACATTTAAGTAATATACTCATTTAGTTATGGGCCTACAATATCTACATGaaccatattaattgtaatttttaTGATACTGAAACTAACTAGTTATAGTACTAAAATGGCATTGTATGGATCAAAGTTCTTAGTATGTTACTGCTGCAACATGCATTGTAGTATTGACACAAAGCAAATCAAGGCTGGTCAAAGCAGTTGGTCAATGCAGTGTCGTATATCAAACAACAAATGCCACGGTGTTAATCAAATTctaatcaatttattaattttaaagtagatgtgtgtcCATAGGAAAAAGATGCCCCCACACTTTGGCTCTGTCTGACAAAGATTCCTATTGTTTGCTAAATCAGGGGCCATAACTCCATAGATATCTGATACACTTGCATCAAAATACTCAGGTATACAAGTTCACATGCTGACAACTACTCACAGAAAGATGGCTCTTGCAGTTATACTTTTGAGTTCTGCGCGACACAAACTATGGGCTATGGACAGCccgatggacggacagacaaacaatgGCATATAACTCCCTCACTTTTTTGTGAGGTTATTtatgattaaataaaatttagatttcatgttttggtaaaatttacaaaattaaaaagttgtttcagattagaaaattttcattttagttatgatatttttgaggtaATAGTactactgaccatttaccatgctcttaaatatcttttatatgcatcttttgatgatttgaaaacctgaaaattatatagcgtCTTGCgatgcaaaacgattgaaaaatttggaaagttctgttgttgtcgttttattttgggaaactacgaggattgcttatataagtaaaaaatacatccgctctaagcatgagcatggatggtcgagtggtctaggcgcgagactttttactccaggactccaggggtcaatggttcgagccctatTTAGGGTTGctatgttttccttttttaaattgttttattacaagcttcaatacatgccaaaatctgttggatggCCCCTTTAATATGACAGTTAGGAAAAGCAAGCTTTAcatataaacttaaatgtattttgtaagaAAGGAAAGCAGCATCTGCAATTACGAATTTAACCCATAAGGTTTAAAACACAGCATGGCATTTGTGGGTTCCCTCAGCTAGTAGCATCATTGGGAAAAAAGAAACTTGGCAGTGTAAAGTCCAGATTATTCGTGCATATCTGTCACCTCTATTTCAAGAAGCACATATGTTATGATTAAATAGAACATTCATGTATTTTCACAATGAAAAAAGATCTTATCTTACCTAAAGACCAGTATGTCTGGACTGACTAGCCAAGGAACCATGGTGCTTGCAAGGATGGACATCACTAGGTGATCACCAAAAACATCTGAACTGTACTCATTACAAAGATTCATAATGAATCGAAATTCTGCAAAATATCTAAAAAATGAATCATGTTAgccttcattttacattttatttattttacttgcaaaatgaaaaagtagggatAGTAGGGCTATTTTTTtagggttaagaaaaaaaaatagggaAAAGTAGGGACCAGTAGAAAGCCtgcatttactgtctgatcttcatgaaacttggtcagaagattcatcctgataatatcttggatgagttcaaaaatgatgccggttggttaaaaaacattgctgccagggggcggggcatttttccttatatggctatagtaaaaccttgttaacactctagaggccacatttattttccgatctttgtgaaacttggtcagaagattcgtccaaataatatcttgttatctcaggtgagcgactttgggcctttcaggccctcttgttttggtATACAGTCATTACAGTTCTTGtccacttaaaataaataatgaagtaTTATAGGCTTTTAGAGTAAAATATTATTCTATCTGTTGTTTGATTTCCCCGGAAAAAAATCTTGGTTGTTATTTATTGGACATAAATTTGTCTTCGATTTAAATTAGTAAATACAGGTAATTGACAGGATGTGAAGAACATCTGTCAAGGATTTTGTATCTACTTTATCGGACATAAAGAACATCTATCTTAAATTTAGTATCTAATTTATTGGCTGTAAAGAACATTTGTCTTTTATTAAGTGTCTAATTTATCAGATGTAAAGAACATTATCTTGGATTTAGTAACTTATTAGACATAAACAAAATTGGTATTGGATTTTGTATCTAATCAATCAGAATGATGTAAATAACATGTGTCTTGGATTTAGTATGACTTATTTATCAGTCTTAAAAGACATTGGTCTTGGAGTTAGTACCTCATGGATTAAACATGGGTACTTTTGGCCCTTGATACAAGTATATGGCATTGTATGTCATTAAGGTTTAAGATTAATGATTACATACAGGAGATTAAAACCAGtgggataaaaaaaaaatacaataacttaTAATATTTAAGATGACtgctttattttttatgtaaacacAACACTAACAACaggtgaatataaatatataataaaaacaataacaggtGTTTAAATATGACAAGTAAGGGATAATGAAATTATAAATGGACAACGTGTTTTAACAGATTTTTCACAGAGAtgcaaaaacacattttgtcATTGTCAATTGAATTCAGATTAAGAAGAAATTTAAGCAATTTTTCTGAAAGTTACCACAGAATCTTGATAACATACAAACATGCTACCAAATAAAACccatgaaaataatatttatataataagcaGTTTCCAGGatttattaaagaaacaaatatCGATATATATATTCCTACATCTGATCTATTTTTTCTATTACCAGTAATGATATCTCATAAAATACtcatacatgtattgtataaagaaaaataatgatAGACAACATCTAGATATACACACAAAAAGCCTTTATATTATGCATTTTATAAATATGGTTTTAACAAGATAAACACTCTGGTATATAATACTGTATCAGAATTAAAATACTGTTTGAATTTGTGAGATACTTAAACTGAAAAGTGGAATTATTAAATGTCCAACATTATGTATAGGAGCCTATTTTAATTAAACAGATAAAGTCCTATTAAGCATGATACCTTGTTGCTTAACCAGACCATCTTTGTTTTAACCATTAACATTACACAAATCTCTTAACTGGCTTAACTTGACCTTGGAAAATATTACAAATTTCCACAATTTAAGGCATTACATTTTTACAgcataaacacaaaacaaaacaaaaacagtaatTAAACATAACAAGCCACTATTGCAAGTTCTTATGCATCACGTCGGAACATTAGTTCACTCTGATATTTGGATGTCTCGTGGTGGAAAGGAGGGCGTAGCAGTTGCTCCCTATCAGGCAAGCGGCATTTCCGATTGACGCGGTTCCAACTTTCTACGTTGTAGGTCATCTGTTCGCGCTTATTTAGAAACAGATTTTCGTCGTGTTCATAGTGTGCAACCCCACCTAGTTCTGCATTCTGTAAAAGAATGAGAGCTTAATGGAAGTTAGAATTACATCTACAATTTGAGAATAACTTCTagtttttcaaatgaaaaaattAAATGAATCCTTCAAAACTTCtattttttcaaatgaaaaaaaaagaatccttaaaaaaaaaacatattgttttatatatcatacaaaaatattataatctTATATAATAgacaaaatgttaacaaaatgcCATGCCCAGTTGCAGCTGTTAGTAGggattttcatattttaatttaagagTACTGTCATAACAGGTGATCTTCAATGTCAACCATATGTTACACATTTCCAATTATTTGTAGCCCACCTTTATAATGAGTTCCCTATTTTTCATGTCTGTCTTCCATTCTTGTACATACAATTGAGGAACCTGGCCATGGGTACGGGAGTACTTGGGTACTCTGAAAATTGGAAGGGAAAAATGCTAGAAATGTACTGTTTTATATATTAACCTAGGCaatcaataattttcatttatgaTATTAAAGTTTAAAACAGGTGTACTTTTAGTGTGCTATTATAGAAAGGCATGTTAAATAAGAGATCAACAAGGTGCTTAAAATGAATCGCCTGTTTGATAATAAGTTTCAAATGTTGTATTCTGCACTTGAAAACATTGACCTTTTTTATGAATGTAAGAACTTATAAACTTCAGcagtctttgttgttttttttgttgcaaGGATAACTTATTTAGTAGGTCACATTTTACAATATACTTAATCTTGGAACTTTTTGTTCATGTTCCTGTTATTAATCATTTATACAGTTGTGCACTTTGCAAGAAAGGTTCTGGAATCTAAAGTAAAACCATCATATATACTGCTGATGCTGGATATACGTTCATAGTAgcgtttaataaaaaacaatgattCAACTGAGAAAGAATTGAGGAAAAAAGTAATTTAGAATTAACATTCTTAAATGGTCTTTGCCTAGGCTGGAGTCCCTAGCAACGCATTGTGATATGACTTCCACTTATTAACTGTTAGTGAAAGCCAGATgcaaaagaaatacataaatccagcttaaaattaataaaacatccTATTAATAAAACCTTTCATCGCTTTTTACCTTGTTTGACTGTGAACGAACAGATTTTTAGCGAAATTGGGATCGACTGACTGCTTCGCCAtttttaaacaaactaattgACAATTAGTGAGCGAACGCTACCCTACCTATGTTCAGATTACATTCCACTAAATTCCATGGACGCAATCTAGGTTCTCTGCATGTTATCAATAACTGGTAGCGTCACTGCGTCAGGATATGCAGTGTTATATATAAACAGTAGTTAGTTCTACTCACAATTG
Encoded proteins:
- the LOC127875262 gene encoding testis-expressed protein 43-like gives rise to the protein MAKQSVDPNFAKNLFVHSQTRVPKYSRTHGQVPQLYVQEWKTDMKNRELIIKNAELGGVAHYEHDENLFLNKREQMTYNVESWNRVNRKCRLPDREQLLRPPFHHETSKYQSELMFRRDA